Sequence from the Orcinus orca chromosome 11, mOrcOrc1.1, whole genome shotgun sequence genome:
AGCTGAATCTCAAGGGGAAAACTTGTATGTATGATAGTTTGCATTAGGATTTTTGTAGATATAAAGGAAATTCTTTATAATCCTAATTTTCTAAGGTTCTCTCCTCACGGGtaggtattgaattttatcaaatgatttttctatatctattgagatggttataattttcttctttattctgttaactaattaattttcaaAGCTTGAACCAACTTTGCATTCTTGAAATAAATCCACTTTGTTTGTGATATATTATCCCCAAATAACCCATGTATCAAAGAAGGTCACATtgaaaattagaatatattttgaactgaatgatgaTGAAAGTATGGAATATATGTCAGCAACACAACATTCGTATACTATTCTTTCAGTGTTTATCCCAGATTCCAGCATGCATACTTGATTTACTAAAGTCTAATATAAATTGTTACTTTTATAACTTATTGGACAAATCATGAGATTTAGAGTACTTTAACTCCATTTACTCCCCTCCCAATTTTTGTGctattgctgttgttattatagGTTAATTGTGTCCCTCCtaaatatatgttgaagtcctaaccccttgAGGTTGTGAATTGGAAActgggtctttgtagatgtaatgaAGTTAAGATGATGTCATACTAGATTAGAGTGTGCCTTAATCCAATGACTCGTGACGTCcttaaaagaagaaggaagtatggacacagatacacagatcATGTGAAGATGGGGGCAGAGGTTAGAGTGATGTATCTACAAGACAAGAAATACCAAGGAATGCCAGCAACCAACAGAAGgtaagaagaggcaaggaaggataaTCCCCTAAAACCTTCAGAGACAGAGTGTTTGGCCCTGGTGACAACTTGAtttgacttctagtctccagaactgtgagagaatagatttgttgttttaagccactgagtttatggtactttgttacggtaGCCCTGTGAAACTAATATAGTTGTCATGTATTTAAATTCTCTCTATATTTTAAACCCTATGAGGCAATATTAGTATTGTTTTGTGTAGTGAATACTCATTTATGTTGATCCATGTTTTGactctgcattttttttcacttcttccaACATCTCTGTGCATCCTTCTAAGAAGATCATTTTCTTTCTAGTTGAAGTATTTCCTTAATGTGGGTTTGCTGTtgatgaattctctcagcttttgtttgcctgagaatgtctttatttcacctcaTTTTTTGAACTTGATTTTTGCTTGGTATAGAGCTCCAGGATAGTTCTTTTTAGTACATTAGCACACTGAAGATttcattccattgtcttctgactTCCATTATTTGGTTTTCTGaagttttattataatatataggtGTAGTTTCCTTTGGATTTGTGCTgcttagaatttatttttcttgtttctgtggcTTGATGCCTTTCATcaatttttgagatttttgtcattatttctttaaatattacttCTGCCGCAGTCTTGCTCTCCTGTCCTTTTGGGACTCAAATTATAACTCTACAAGATCAACTTGTCCCCAGTCTCTTTTTCTaacctgctttgttcttctttttcttcttcttacttttctattctttccttccttccttctttcctccttgattttggaatattttccaCTCCACTTCATTTTCAACACTGCTTccaaaattctctttaaaatgcagatataACTCTATAAGATGCCTGTTTAAAAACCTTCAGTGTCTCCTATTCTGTCTGTCCTTCATCAAACATGTATTAAACTATTGTGTCATGCGCTGTATTTAGTgccatttatgtaaattaaaaatacatcaatTATACTATACatgttttatgaatatatatgtaattgaaGTGTGATAATGAGGACCAGAATGACTTATTCCTATTTCATATCAGAACTCAAAAGAAGATCAAAGGGGATTTCAAATTTATGGGATTTTTGGTAATGTGAAGCAATATGACAAAATGTTAGCATGCATTAATCTTGAAGGATAAGTACATGGGTGCTTTTAACGTTATCCTCTATACTTTCTGtattttaacatgtttaaaaaacaaaacgtgCTTGGTATAAAGTAAGCATGAGATGTGTagatgtttctttaaaattatcttaaTTGTTAGTCTCTAAGCTCTTCTATAATATATTTGAGAGGCACAGTTAAAAACAAGGCAGCTATTCCCAGTAGAAGAGTCACGTGCAACTGagattctttcttctgtaactCAGCAAACTAGCTTATTTATCACTGTAGAGGGGAAGAAGCAGGATTGAAGAAATTTTGAgtaaaactggtgaatttttgttttatctctttttttctttgtcaattaTTGAGGAGTGTGCTACTGATAGCAAACAGCCCAATAGTAGGCAAATTAAAAAGAGACTGGCTAATTAGCAAACAAGGTAACTTTCGCTTGAAGAATCatgttacatattttttcaagGAAATGAACTGTTGATTCAGGGACTGCTGTTACCCAATCAATGATCAACAAGTCATTCATAACATCTGTCTCTTTGTGGCCATCTTTCTcaattgaaataaaagaaaaactcttaaaattctgatgtatatctgttaatattgaaaatttaatgaatagaaaatttaaaaagtatgtaaTGATGAACAGAGACCCTGAAGGTATCAAAGCaactctcttttaaaattatcattacagggcttccctggtggcgcagtggttgagagtccacctgccgatgcaggggacacgggttcgtgccccagtccgggaggatcccacatgccgcggagtggctgggcccgtgagccatggccactgagcctgcgcgtccggagcctgtgctccgcaacgggagaggccacaacagtgagaggcccacgtaccgcaaaaataaataaataaaattataattacataatagacaaatacaggacttccctggtggtgcagtagttaagaatccgcctgccaatgcaggggacatgggttcaagccctggtccaggaagatcccacttgctgtggagcaactaaccccatgtgccacagctactgagcctgtgctctagagcctgtgagccacaactactgaagcccctgtgcctagagcccgttctccgcaacaggagaagccaccacaatgagaaactcgcacaccacaacgaagagtagcccctgctcgccgccactagagaaagcccacatgcagcaatgaagacccaatgcagccaaaaataaacaaatttataaaaaaatatacaaatacagtGAAATTTATGTTGAATAGAAAAAATTACTGAATAATCAAGGTGAGTTGCCACCACTATAGAAAGGTGCAACAGGAAAATTTGAAGTCAAATTTCTTTGGAAAACAAGTTGTTCAAAGTAAGTAAAACAGTGAAGGCTATCATTAATTGGCAAAAAACATGAATGTACTTCTTGGAAATCTCAAATCTAACTCATAAAGTACTAAATATGTGtgtctataaaaatatatatgtatattaaatgtatatgtgtatataaaacattgctgaaagagcTCTTTAAATATCAGACACAAGTCtcttactttacagatgaagaaactcaggcACAAAGATATAGGATACTTAATTTTATGCAATGGAATACATTCAGGAATTTACAGAATTTCCATCATTCCACTTCTAAAAGGTATTATTTTGGAGGGTGCTATTTCCcaacatgtgttagcatactaaCATGGTGGTTCTTATACTGTGTGTACAGAATCCTGTGATTCCAGAGAGGTGTCTCAAAGGtcacagggaaggaggaaagaagaagatGGGTGTTGTGGGTAGTGGGAATCACTCTTCATCTTGGACGGGTCTCCTTTTATCCGTTTCATATACTGGGATTCTGcaaagatttcatttaaaaaagcatccctggcctccctggtggcgtagtggttgagagtccgcctgccgatgcaggggacacgggttcatgccccggtgtgggaggatcccacatgccgcggagcggctaggcccgtgagccatggccgctgagcctgcgcatccggagcctgttctccgcaacgggagaggccacagcagtgagaggcccgcgtaccacacacacacacacacaaacaaaataaaataaaaaagcatccCTCTGCTAAGTATAGGTTTGTAAATCATTATAACCTCACCAGGATACAGCTGCTCCATGAAAGTCTTTCTCCACAGCTTAGAATCTGCACTGTGTCTAATCAGTTCTTCTTAATCATTTGGCAGCATCTGGTAAACCTCATGGACTTTCTTGCCAGAAAACATCATATAGGCATACATTTTCTTCTCCAAGTTTAGCCATATTCATGGACTTCCTGAAGTCCATTAACAGATCCTGGGCTAATAACACCAACTCTAAAAGCTTTATttagaagatttaaataagaaatttctgggtgaaaaagaataagaatttgGTAATAATATTAgagtgtgtttggaaaagatggaTATTTTTAGCACAGCTTAACTTACAGGACCAATTTATCCTGccgaatgaaaaacaaaatatactttTGACCAAACTTCAAGAAGcctatgtactcttttttttttttttgcagtatgcgggcctctcactgttgtggcctctcccattacagagcacaggctccggatgcacaggtccagcggccatggctcacgggcccagccgctccgtggcatgtgggatcttcccggaccggggcacgaacccgtgtctcctgcatcggcaggcggactcttaaccactgcaccaccagggaagcccaagcctatGTACTCTTGCTGGCCATGCTGTTCTTTGGATTCGTTGATGCACTCAGATAACTGTGCTAGAGCTAATAAGTGAACGGCTCACGGTACTTGCTTTCAAGGCCATCCGTTCTTGAGGATATGAATACTTTTTAATACTTAGAGACTTTTACAACTTAACCACCTTTTCACCagttctaaacacacacacacacacacacacacacacacacacacacacacacacactcaccactTACTCTCCACTGGAATAAGTATCCCTTTGACTTACCTGGCTAGATCAGGCTTGGCTGACTGAGACCTGGGCTGTCTGTCTAAGCTGCGTTCAGTCATGTAGGTGTTGTGAGGATCAATCAGTGAACAGTAAGGATGTGCAGAGACATGAGGACTGTGGCACCAGGGGCTGCGATTGGGGAAAAGGGTTGgtgggatttctttttctctgtaaaagaaaaattaagcccAAATTGAACCCCAAAGGCACTTCATACAGTGGCATTAATAATGAAAGCTCAATTAGAGTGAAAGCATGTTCCAAGACCAGAGAATATGGCTTTTCTAGACTTTGTGGGCAGCCCCATTATCACATCAGAAGCATTTGCCTACAAATGAATAACATAAATTCTGTTCTTTCAGCCACAGCCAGCTCTTGATCCAAGATGAAAATTCTAGATGATGCAAATCTTCCTCCACCTAAGCACTGCCAAAGGTGTGGTGATAACTTCATCTCTGCACTACTCCACGGCCTTACCTCTAACAGCAGTGCTGTTATGGAATGAAATGACCAGAGGGGTCTTGATATCACCCAGTGGAAACTGACAGCCTTTATCATCCCACGAGTTTACCCTACTAGCtctgtgtttttatgttttaaaacataaaagctATTATGGTTTTTATGGTCTTATTCAAAATAGGAGTGTTTTGGTCTTTATTGATTTACCTATTCATCATATATCTACTTGTCAGCCAGTCACTCCCACCAGTTCGGCCCTTATTAATTGTGGGAaggacttaatttaaaaaaaaaagaaaacaagcaacttTTACCTTGTAAGAGAAGCTTGAACTCGTTCCACCTGATATTTTGAGATATCTTGCTTAGATTGgtcttgtttttctttagttGTAGTTGTAGCTGCTGGCCAATGAAACATGTGCCTTCGAGATGTTGGACTTACTACTGAGCATCTGTCACATTCAATGTCAGTCTCTAATTTCTCCCATGCTTGCTTCCAGTGGATAGGAGTGTACCAGGCAACAGCCTAACAAAAATGATTTATTAACATGAAATACTATTGAAgttataggttttcttttttaaatgacatagGCTTATTGCAATAAAATTTCAAAGTCAAACTGTAATGTCATTTACGTCCTGTGTAAGGATTAGTGAAACACATGATGAGGCTGTAGTAAGACATCCTGGCCTTAGTTTCCAGTTGTGAAAATTACAAGCTGTATAACCTCAGGCAGATTAGTCACCTACTGTCTTGGACTGTGTCCTCATACGTAAaatggggagggtggtggtgagggtgTTATATGAGGGTGTGGTGAGATTCAGTTAAGCTACTGAATTTTGTAACTATAAAGAACTATGCAAACAGTAGTTGTAATATTAATAAGTTAAATTTTTAATAGTTAAgactctatctatctatatatctatctatctagtctTATTTGAGATGGGGAAATGGGCATTAGAACTAAAGACATGGAGAGGAAACCACATTCTCCAGGCTAGAATCCTAGgtgggcaggttttttttttttggtttcctgaaTATGTGgcatatatgtgcacatatatgtgcaaaaattattcagaaaaatcATGTGTAGGGACtaataattatgtttttgttCAACATGAGAAAAGTTAGGCACCGAAGTGTGCCCTATCATTCTACTTGTTCTCATGATCTGTTTTTAGTTTATAAAATTAGAGGTTTGGGTTGATGCTGTAACCATTGCCAAACCCTTTGTTTGCCAGCTAAACAGACATAAAAGCAACACAAGGCAAGTGCAGCTAGGCTAGGCCCacagcaaagaaagagaaagatgaaatcTTTCTTAAAAGGTTTAATTTCATGGCTCACAGCAGGAAAACCCCACGTTTGGTTCAGTTCATCAGTCAGGGATTCTCCTTTTTTGCAGCTCAAACATAGATATTTGCGTGGCAAATATGTTTATGATCTTTTGAGTGCAATCTCTCTCAGTTAGATTGTAAACCTTTCCTAGCCAAgggcaatattttatttcttcctgtacTATAGGGGGCTTAAAAACCTCTGATGATAATGACAGTGATAATGTGataaaatgatgttttaattTCACCTCTGGAATGTGGACCATAGGAACCCTGTAGGCTCTTTTGTCtggttttattttactgttgCCATTTTGCCTATCATGTGACCTTGAGCCAGCCATTTAACTTTCCAAgccccattttcttcctttgtaaaatgcTTAACTAATCTGAGAATCAAAGGAGATAACGTACATATAAATAGCCCTTTGAGTTCCTGTGGCACAGGAGCGGTCTGTTCCGTATCTGAATCTCTAATAGAAAACAGTGTATTGGGAAAGTCCCAGGCGTTGAATCATATAAGATGCCTATTAAATTTTTGACATGTAATATAGAGGCTACAAATCATATAGGACAACAATGTGGTTGGTGAAAAATATCTAGCCCTGTTTACAAATCAGTAGACtcggggctgccctggtggctcagtggttaagaatctgcctgccaatgcagcggacgtgggttcgagccctggtccgggaagatcccacaagccgcggagcaactaagcccgcaagccacaactactgaagcccgcatgcctagagcctagagccagtgctctgcaacaagagaagccaccgcaatgagaagcctgcacaccacaatgaagagtagcccccgcttgccgcaactagagaaaacccgcgtgcagcaacgaagacccgacgcagccaaaaaaaaagaacaggacacTGACTTCACCATTAGGTTTGCACAGGATTGTTGTACAATTTGGGCTTGTCCTAAATCTGTTTTGTTCCTTCCAAAGAAAATCTGATGGTGGTTGGTGCTTTGCTTCAGATGCTGCTGCCCAGACCTGAAAGAAAATAGTTTGTTAATAACAATTGCCATTGGAgttcaacatagttttataaATGTCAGAGGGTTATTGCAACACATCTTTCTAAGCAggtgaggtttttaaaatataatgactGTATAACATGTAATGTCAAGCTGTGTAACTGAACAGCTACTGTACGTGGTTTAAAGTAAAGCCCAAGAAAGAGAGGGGAACTCTCCAGTGTCACCTAAACAAAccctctctttgttttttctttaaagattatgTTTGCTTAGTTTTAGGAacgtaggtattttattttgataGTTAAATCATAAAAGCACGAAGTATTATAGGCCAAATTGAAGAAAGCTATGGAAATTTAATTATGGGTATTCATTTATATGCAGAGATGGACAAAGTGGCACAATTaaccaacaacaaccaaaaagtcTTATTTAACAGAGAGATCGAGGGATGAAGAAAGCACTGGTGCTAAGCCATGGTCTGACTGGGTAAATGAGTTTTCCCTGAACAAATCTAGTTCAGAGTATTTATATCTTATACTCACTGTTACCGTGGAATTGGCCTGCATTTTGATATTGGGAAGGAATTGGTACAGAGAGACTGTTTGTCCATCCACATTTTGTTGGAGAATATGATTTCCGATTTCCAGTTCTTTGTCAAGGGAAGAGTTAATGAGCTTCACGCATAAACCTTTGACATTCACTTCAGCTATTTTAATGTCTCCAAGAGCActagaaaataaaactcaaagatTATAAGGTGCCTTCAGATGAGCGTGTCTTTAGCTCACTTTAAGGACTGAATAATAAATATGCTTTGGAAGTTGTTCCTAAGCTGTATATTCTGTTGGACAAATTCCATGTAGAAATAGTGTATTTTGTGCCTTAAGCAAATGGCTTGATTTCTTAGTTCTGTTTGGTTATCTGTGCAACAAAATGATCTTTcacataaaataaactttaaaaatgctttaggtATCAagataaaaatgccattgggaggtaccattattatttaaatttcctaCTGTTCTTCACAAGAAATACTGAGACATGAAACTCTCAAGTAGATCAAGAGGAAAGTTAAACTATTTAGTTTATTTCTGATAAGGTTACTGTGAACATGAATTGCAACTATATGCTTAAAAGAATTCTGCAAActtaaaacatacacatataagatggtattttttccccttctaacaTTTCGAGAGCTTAGTATGTATCAAGGACCAGGTTAAACATTTATATATCAGCATTTTTCAGAGTGTGGGTCACAACCtataagtattgggttggccaaaaagtgccttctgtgtttaagtaaaaataaaagacacatttttcatttgcaccaagaactttattgaacaacgtattcatcCTTTTATTCCACTATCTTCTGccgtttttcaggcaacttcataattccatcttcccaaaactttttatctttttgagcaaagaacttgtccaggtgccttttacagtcttccggggaattgaaaatttttagtaagagaattttgtaaagacccaaataaatggaaatccgaaggtgcaatgtttGGTGAAcatggcagatgaatcagaacttcccagccaagctgtaacagtttttgcctggtcatcaaagaaatatGTGGTCTTGCCTtaccctgatggaagattatgtgttttctgttgacta
This genomic interval carries:
- the LMNTD1 gene encoding lamin tail domain-containing protein 1, coding for MKDTQATQEISAVPQSEVHEQENKMENQAQIEDTCDNLPKTQRSVVHFFPTSTDSDTTTLPCSWSLSNEIPLSYYLSSPQVSGVSFSTIGQKPLKPALVSHSQSEDSLGLNNFKIPKKHTMPVLASQLAVVGEGEDYFLSLFGDSKKLVMHSFPTKRTWKHFSMILEEVGQSRSSALGDIKIAEVNVKGLCVKLINSSLDKELEIGNHILQQNVDGQTVSLYQFLPNIKMQANSTVTVWAAASEAKHQPPSDFLWKEQNRFRTSPNCTTILCKPNGEAVAWYTPIHWKQAWEKLETDIECDRCSVVSPTSRRHMFHWPAATTTTKEKQDQSKQDISKYQVERVQASLTREKEIPPTLFPNRSPWCHSPHVSAHPYCSLIDPHNTYMTERSLDRQPRSQSAKPDLARTIISTSREQHKDA